Proteins encoded by one window of Nisaea sp.:
- a CDS encoding acyl-CoA synthetase — protein MSGNPFEENLDRNAANYVPMTPISFLARTAAVFPTRTSVIDGDRRFTWAETRERCHRLASALAKRGIGKGKTVAVMAPNITAAFEASLAVPMTGGVLNAMNVRLDAPTIAFILDHGEASVLLTDTEFAPVIREALKQVKRDILVIDIEDPAATSGERLGEMEYEAFLATGDPDFAAVPPDDEWDSIALNYTSGTTGNPKGVVYHHRGAYLNALGNALVWGMAHHPIYLWTLPMFHCNGWCFPWTITMLGGTHVCLRRTAAKDINDAIADHGVTHLCGAPIIMSMLLNAPEEESRDWDHQVQMMTAASAPPASVIEGMEAKGVKITHVYGLTEVYGPAVVCEWHEEWNGLPIEEQARLKSRQGVRYPVQEGLMVAGAETLEPVPQDGETMGEVFMRGNIVMKGYLKNPKATDDAFRGGWFHTGDLGVWHEDGYVELKDRSKDIIISGGENISTIEVEGVLYRHPAVLDAAVVARPDEKWGETPCAFVTLKKGATVAEADLIAFCRENMAHYKAPKTVVFGELPKTSTGKIQKFVLRDQAKAL, from the coding sequence ATGAGCGGGAATCCGTTCGAGGAAAATCTGGACCGGAACGCGGCGAACTACGTGCCGATGACGCCGATTTCGTTTCTTGCCAGAACCGCCGCTGTCTTCCCGACACGGACTTCCGTGATCGACGGCGACCGCCGGTTCACCTGGGCCGAAACGCGGGAGCGTTGCCATCGTCTGGCCTCCGCATTGGCAAAACGCGGGATTGGCAAGGGCAAGACGGTCGCTGTCATGGCGCCGAATATCACCGCCGCATTTGAAGCCAGCCTCGCGGTGCCGATGACCGGCGGCGTGCTGAACGCGATGAATGTCCGGCTCGATGCGCCGACCATCGCCTTTATCCTCGACCATGGCGAAGCCAGCGTGCTGTTGACTGACACAGAGTTCGCGCCGGTGATCCGGGAGGCGCTGAAACAGGTGAAGCGGGACATCCTGGTGATCGATATCGAGGATCCGGCGGCAACCTCGGGCGAGCGTCTTGGCGAGATGGAATATGAGGCGTTCCTCGCCACGGGCGACCCGGACTTTGCCGCTGTGCCACCGGACGATGAATGGGACTCCATCGCGCTCAATTACACATCGGGAACGACAGGCAATCCGAAGGGTGTGGTCTATCACCATCGCGGCGCCTATCTGAACGCGCTGGGCAATGCGCTGGTCTGGGGCATGGCGCACCATCCGATCTACCTCTGGACACTGCCGATGTTCCACTGCAACGGCTGGTGCTTCCCCTGGACCATCACCATGCTCGGAGGCACTCATGTCTGCCTGCGCCGGACTGCCGCCAAGGACATCAACGACGCCATTGCCGATCATGGTGTCACCCATCTCTGTGGTGCGCCGATCATCATGTCGATGCTGCTGAACGCGCCGGAAGAAGAAAGCCGGGACTGGGATCATCAGGTGCAGATGATGACCGCCGCCTCCGCGCCGCCTGCCTCAGTGATCGAGGGCATGGAAGCGAAGGGCGTGAAGATCACCCATGTCTACGGCCTGACAGAGGTCTACGGCCCGGCGGTGGTCTGTGAATGGCACGAGGAGTGGAACGGCTTGCCGATCGAGGAGCAGGCCCGGCTGAAATCACGACAGGGCGTGCGTTATCCGGTGCAGGAAGGCCTGATGGTGGCCGGAGCGGAGACGCTGGAGCCGGTGCCGCAGGATGGCGAGACCATGGGCGAGGTCTTCATGCGCGGCAATATCGTCATGAAGGGCTACCTGAAGAATCCGAAAGCGACCGATGACGCCTTCCGCGGCGGCTGGTTTCATACCGGCGATCTCGGGGTCTGGCACGAGGATGGCTATGTCGAGCTGAAGGATCGCTCGAAGGACATCATTATCTCCGGCGGGGAGAATATCTCGACCATCGAGGTGGAGGGCGTTCTCTATCGTCATCCGGCAGTGCTGGATGCGGCGGTGGTGGCACGACCGGACGAGAAATGGGGCGAGACACCCTGCGCCTTTGTTACCCTGAAAAAGGGGGCGACGGTCGCGGAAGCCGATCTGATCGCCTTCTGCCGGGAGAATATGGCGCATTACAAGGCGCCAAAAACCGTGGTGTTTGGCGAGTTGCCGAAGACTTCTACCGGCAAGATTCAGAAATTCGTGCTGCGGGATCAGGCGAAAGCGCTCTGA
- a CDS encoding phytanoyl-CoA dioxygenase family protein — translation MLHPLLTQNLVDAYWRDGAVLIKGLFKDHVDQITAGIERNLAEPGPFAGDNLKPGEGGRFFEDYCNWERIPEFADVVRNSPAAEVAAGLMGSKRTQMFHEHVLVKEPGTSKPTPWHQDSPYYFVDGMQNVSFWAPVDPVTDASLRCVAGSHRWEKEVLPTRWLSDTNFYPGDDDYMPIPDPDAEGMPILEWPLEPGDAVAFHFRNLHGTRGNETGNRRRAFSLRLVGDDARYVERPGPTSPPYPGHDMKPGQVLREDWFPFLYSA, via the coding sequence ATGCTGCATCCACTTCTCACCCAGAATCTGGTCGACGCCTATTGGCGTGACGGCGCAGTTTTGATCAAGGGCCTGTTCAAGGACCATGTCGATCAGATCACCGCCGGGATCGAGCGCAATCTGGCCGAACCGGGTCCGTTCGCCGGGGACAATCTGAAACCCGGCGAGGGCGGACGCTTCTTCGAAGATTACTGCAACTGGGAGCGCATCCCGGAATTCGCCGACGTGGTCAGGAACTCGCCCGCCGCCGAAGTTGCAGCAGGTCTGATGGGCTCGAAGCGCACGCAGATGTTCCACGAGCATGTGCTGGTGAAGGAGCCCGGCACGTCAAAGCCGACGCCCTGGCATCAGGACAGCCCGTATTATTTCGTCGACGGCATGCAGAATGTCAGCTTCTGGGCGCCGGTCGATCCGGTGACCGATGCCTCGCTGCGCTGCGTTGCCGGCTCACACCGCTGGGAAAAAGAAGTGCTGCCGACGCGCTGGCTCTCCGACACCAACTTCTATCCCGGCGATGACGATTATATGCCTATCCCCGATCCCGACGCCGAAGGCATGCCCATCCTCGAATGGCCGCTTGAGCCGGGCGATGCCGTCGCCTTCCACTTCCGTAACCTGCACGGCACCCGCGGCAACGAGACCGGCAACCGGCGGCGGGCGTTCTCGCTGCGCCTTGTCGGTGACGATGCCCGCTATGTGGAGCGCCCCGGCCCGACCTCCCCGCCCTATCCCGGCCATGACATGAAGCCGGGACAGGTACTCAGGGAAGACTGGTTTCCGTTTCTTTACTCCGCCTGA
- a CDS encoding amidohydrolase — protein sequence MRNFDHFLTPEEEETLVAFRHDLHRHPELSGEEEWTARQVTEFVGARSPDKVLTGLGGHGVAAIYEGAEPGPTLLVRSELDALPIQELSGLDYSSEIDGKAHLCGHDGHTTTLAALAYGLERERPARGRVVLMFQPAEEIGAGSAAVIADPRYDEIRPDMSISLHNMPGIPIGHATLAPGIVTCASRGMEVRLTGKTAHASQPETGTSPMAALSTLMPALSALGGGDIKGAHFSMVTVTHASMGEPAYGVAPGAARLMATLRTKSDGEMAALVAEAEATVDQAAKAAGLGFEISYDDVFDHTENHPEAVQLLEEALDARGVTHDPGDLPFRGSEDFGRFGQGSKGAMFFLGAGENRPHVHNPDYVFPDELISIGSGVFMRAIRNYLGTAR from the coding sequence ATGCGGAACTTCGACCATTTCCTGACGCCGGAAGAAGAAGAAACTCTCGTCGCCTTCCGGCACGACCTGCACCGCCACCCGGAGCTGTCCGGCGAGGAGGAATGGACCGCACGGCAGGTCACGGAGTTCGTCGGCGCGCGATCGCCGGACAAGGTGCTGACAGGCCTCGGCGGGCATGGGGTCGCGGCGATCTATGAAGGCGCGGAGCCGGGGCCGACATTGCTTGTGCGCTCCGAACTCGATGCCCTGCCGATCCAGGAACTCTCCGGCCTCGACTACAGCTCTGAAATTGACGGCAAGGCACATCTCTGCGGCCATGACGGCCACACGACCACGCTGGCCGCGCTGGCCTACGGGCTGGAACGGGAACGTCCGGCGCGGGGCCGTGTCGTGCTGATGTTCCAGCCGGCGGAGGAAATCGGCGCGGGCTCAGCCGCCGTCATCGCCGATCCGCGCTATGACGAGATCCGGCCGGACATGTCGATCTCCCTGCACAACATGCCGGGCATTCCCATTGGCCACGCAACGCTGGCACCGGGGATCGTCACCTGCGCCTCGCGCGGCATGGAAGTCCGGCTGACCGGCAAGACAGCTCATGCCTCCCAGCCGGAAACCGGCACCTCGCCGATGGCTGCGCTCTCTACCCTGATGCCGGCCCTGTCCGCGCTCGGCGGTGGAGACATCAAGGGCGCGCATTTCTCCATGGTCACGGTCACCCACGCGTCCATGGGCGAGCCCGCCTATGGCGTCGCCCCCGGTGCGGCCCGGCTGATGGCGACACTCCGCACCAAGTCGGACGGGGAAATGGCGGCCCTGGTGGCCGAGGCGGAAGCGACGGTCGACCAAGCCGCGAAAGCCGCCGGACTGGGTTTCGAGATTTCCTATGATGACGTGTTCGACCACACGGAAAACCATCCCGAAGCCGTGCAGTTACTCGAAGAAGCACTGGACGCGCGCGGCGTCACCCATGATCCGGGCGACCTGCCATTCCGCGGCTCGGAGGATTTCGGCCGCTTCGGGCAGGGCTCGAAAGGCGCGATGTTCTTCCTCGGCGCCGGTGAGAACCGCCCGCATGTCCACAATCCGGACTATGTCTTTCCGGACGAGTTGATCTCC
- a CDS encoding cupin domain-containing protein has product MSEARPQAVPTTLLDDDVVRITRWDFQPGAETGHHVHGMGYVVVPMTDCQFLLEEPTGPRRVDMAAGAAYRRDAGVEHNVVNGGDAPMAFIEIEYK; this is encoded by the coding sequence ATGTCCGAGGCCCGCCCTCAAGCCGTTCCCACGACCCTGCTGGACGACGACGTCGTCCGCATCACCCGATGGGATTTCCAGCCCGGCGCCGAAACAGGCCATCATGTCCACGGCATGGGCTATGTCGTCGTGCCGATGACCGACTGCCAGTTCCTGCTGGAAGAACCCACCGGCCCGCGCCGCGTCGACATGGCCGCCGGTGCAGCCTACAGGCGCGATGCCGGGGTTGAGCATAACGTGGTCAATGGCGGCGACGCGCCGATGGCCTTCATCGAGATCGAATACAAGTAA